One window of Verrucomicrobiota bacterium genomic DNA carries:
- a CDS encoding nuclear transport factor 2 family protein, which yields MAEKHDLLRALYEAFNRRDIERAVSGLHPDVVWANGLEGGTVQGRGAVYDYWTRQWRQINPRVEPQRFEGENDDVVVEVHQVVRDLEGGLLTDRTVHHRFRFEGGLVKTFDIL from the coding sequence ATGGCTGAAAAGCACGACTTGTTACGGGCGCTCTACGAAGCCTTTAACCGCCGCGACATCGAACGGGCCGTGTCCGGGCTGCACCCGGATGTGGTCTGGGCAAACGGGCTGGAAGGCGGAACCGTTCAAGGCCGGGGCGCCGTGTACGATTACTGGACGCGCCAGTGGCGGCAGATCAATCCAAGGGTCGAACCGCAACGCTTCGAAGGCGAAAACGATGATGTCGTGGTCGAGGTCCACCAGGTCGTGCGTGACCTGGAAGGCGGCCTGCTCACCGATCGAACGGTTCATCATCGTTTCCGGTTTGAGGGTGGGCTGGTCAAAACCTTCGACATCCTCTGA